One Desulfovermiculus halophilus DSM 18834 genomic region harbors:
- a CDS encoding SAM hydrolase/SAM-dependent halogenase family protein, protein MENRNQLNMPGPHKPPTFFLLTDFGLQDPYVGQMKAVLWSLCPQATILDLSHGVQAHNAVQAGFFLASSWPYLPEGSIGLAVVDPGVGTSRPLLLFEQNKKSVLTPDNGLIGLLLTSQTDCRVWRINSPAPKNEVSATFHGRDVFAPLACRLAEGVEAAELGTEITPADCRSTHWSLAVLHGNQVQATVMHVDGFGNCILNLDCRTWGRRFPAGSSFALLHPRRESVYAVSTYARIPEDSVGLLAGSQGYLELACNQRPCARHLDLAIGDACIIDLG, encoded by the coding sequence TTGGAAAATCGAAACCAACTGAACATGCCTGGTCCGCATAAGCCACCAACCTTTTTTCTGCTCACGGATTTCGGTCTTCAGGATCCCTATGTAGGGCAGATGAAGGCCGTTCTCTGGTCCTTGTGTCCACAGGCCACTATCCTGGATCTCAGCCACGGGGTCCAGGCCCACAATGCCGTACAGGCCGGATTTTTCCTGGCCTCATCCTGGCCCTATCTCCCGGAAGGGTCGATCGGTCTGGCTGTGGTCGATCCCGGAGTGGGGACCAGCCGGCCTCTTCTCTTGTTTGAGCAGAACAAAAAATCTGTTCTGACCCCGGACAACGGCCTTATCGGCCTACTTCTGACCAGCCAGACCGACTGCCGTGTGTGGCGCATCAATTCTCCGGCTCCGAAAAATGAGGTGAGCGCAACCTTTCACGGCCGGGATGTCTTTGCTCCCTTGGCCTGCCGGTTGGCTGAAGGTGTCGAAGCTGCGGAGCTTGGTACAGAGATCACCCCTGCGGATTGCAGGAGCACGCATTGGAGCTTAGCCGTCCTGCATGGGAATCAGGTGCAGGCGACTGTGATGCACGTGGATGGTTTCGGCAATTGCATCCTGAATCTGGACTGTCGGACCTGGGGCCGACGCTTTCCGGCCGGGTCGTCTTTTGCCCTCCTGCATCCCAGGCGGGAGAGCGTATATGCGGTTTCCACCTACGCCAGAATCCCAGAAGACAGCGTGGGCCTTCTGGCCGGCAGTCAGGGCTATCTGGAGCTGGCCTGCAACCAACGTCCATGCGCCCGGCACCTGGATCTGGCCATCGGGGATGCGTGCATCATAGACCTGGGGTAA
- a CDS encoding DMT family transporter, protein MKILFALLVVAAGMVAPTQAGINARLSQWVHSNFLAALVSFMVGTLGLLVLTVALRIPWPALSTVSASPWWVWIGGFGGAFLVTVTIIAVPKLGATTMFAFFLAGQMLASLILDHFGLLGYPVHPISMWRVVGVFLLCAGVLLIKNT, encoded by the coding sequence ATGAAAATACTCTTTGCCCTTCTCGTGGTTGCCGCCGGCATGGTCGCCCCGACCCAGGCCGGGATCAACGCCAGACTCAGTCAGTGGGTGCACAGCAACTTCCTGGCCGCCCTGGTATCCTTTATGGTCGGCACACTGGGCCTGCTTGTGCTCACTGTGGCTCTGCGCATCCCCTGGCCTGCGTTGAGCACAGTAAGCGCAAGTCCGTGGTGGGTCTGGATTGGAGGCTTCGGCGGCGCATTCCTGGTTACCGTGACCATCATCGCGGTGCCCAAGCTGGGGGCCACCACCATGTTCGCCTTTTTCCTGGCCGGGCAGATGCTGGCCTCGCTCATCCTGGATCACTTCGGGCTTCTCGGCTATCCGGTCCACCCCATCTCCATGTGGCGGGTGGTTGGTGTTTTCCTCCTCTGCGCCGGGGTGCTGCTGATCAAGAACACCTGA